Proteins encoded in a region of the Gulosibacter sediminis genome:
- a CDS encoding RNA polymerase sigma factor, translating into MDASATEAALLAKAKQGDRAAFSALLHPYRDRLFAVCVRTIGNRADAEDALQDAMIAIWQNLPKFRGEASISTWAFRIATNAALALVRKRREITVDDEAEFVFEGDGGPDFAEDHAVRDRVQQAISTLGEDFRVALVLREFGDYTYEQIAEYQQVPVQTVRSRLNRARKQLKEALLAQEL; encoded by the coding sequence TTGGACGCATCCGCCACCGAAGCCGCCCTGCTGGCAAAGGCGAAGCAGGGGGACCGTGCCGCGTTCAGTGCGCTGCTGCATCCGTACCGCGACCGGCTCTTCGCCGTGTGCGTGCGCACGATCGGCAACCGAGCGGATGCGGAGGATGCGCTGCAGGACGCGATGATCGCGATCTGGCAGAACCTGCCGAAGTTCCGCGGCGAGGCGTCGATCAGCACGTGGGCGTTCCGCATCGCGACGAACGCGGCGCTCGCCCTCGTGCGCAAGCGCCGCGAAATTACCGTGGATGATGAGGCCGAGTTCGTGTTCGAGGGCGACGGCGGGCCGGACTTCGCGGAGGACCACGCGGTGCGCGACCGCGTACAACAGGCGATCAGTACGCTTGGCGAAGATTTCCGCGTGGCGCTTGTGCTGCGCGAGTTCGGTGACTACACCTACGAGCAGATCGCCGAGTACCAGCAGGTGCCGGTCCAGACGGTTCGCTCGCGGCTCAATCGGGCGCGCAAGCAACTCAAGGAAGCCCTGCTCGCGCAGGAGCTCTAG
- a CDS encoding TetR/AcrR family transcriptional regulator: MQNSISTGQVAETAPAPGLRERQRLESLKQIHEAARDLVEANGFAATTIAAIAERAGVSRRTFFNYYATKEDAVLGLAETIIPAEAIDEFFENQQAGDRLARIVVLLARTALNMRQSGTSRKEVHRLATSYPELQERMHQRFQEIQDKVAELALDKLDQLGDVEKIGEDGADAQALSEAMITLAGAVLKYSFRRNPDILDNPTREAFEPTIRAFRTALKEVQ, translated from the coding sequence GTGCAAAATTCTATTTCGACCGGTCAGGTCGCTGAGACTGCACCGGCACCCGGACTTCGGGAGCGTCAGCGGCTTGAGTCGCTGAAGCAGATTCACGAAGCCGCGCGCGACCTCGTCGAGGCGAACGGTTTCGCCGCGACCACGATCGCGGCCATCGCGGAGCGTGCTGGTGTGTCGCGGCGCACCTTCTTCAACTACTACGCAACCAAAGAGGATGCTGTGCTCGGACTAGCCGAGACGATCATCCCCGCCGAGGCGATCGACGAGTTCTTCGAGAACCAGCAGGCCGGCGACCGGCTCGCCCGCATCGTCGTTCTGCTCGCGCGCACTGCGCTGAACATGCGCCAGAGCGGCACGAGCCGGAAAGAGGTCCATCGCCTCGCCACGAGCTACCCGGAGCTGCAGGAGCGCATGCACCAGCGGTTCCAGGAGATCCAGGACAAGGTCGCCGAGCTCGCACTCGACAAGCTCGATCAGCTCGGCGACGTCGAAAAGATCGGCGAGGACGGCGCGGACGCGCAGGCCCTCTCCGAAGCCATGATCACGCTCGCGGGCGCGGTGCTGAAGTACAGCTTCCGCCGCAACCCCGACATTCTCGATAACCCAACGCGCGAGGCCTTCGAGCCCACCATTCGCGCCTTCCGTACCGCCTTGAAAGAAGTGCAATGA
- a CDS encoding MDR family MFS transporter, protein MTKTLPTTGAPQRAEPEKQQSIVMLFVGLLVTMLMSALGQTVLSTALPTIVGELNGADHMAWVVTAFILASTVVMPIYGRISDIFGRKAILVVAIALFMIGSVIGGLAQDMGWLIVARVIQGLGGGGLMILSQAAMADVIPARERGKYMGIFGAVFAVCSVAGPLVGGWLTDGPGWRWAFWMNIPLAVLAIVAVLLFLHPHKRERDIPRIDYLGMALIAAATTAIVLVCTWGGTTYEWNSPTIIGLIAGAVVAVIAFALVERKAESPVLPGYLFKNRNFLLTTGASLAVGIAMFGTLGYMPTYIQMVTGVTASEAGLLMTPMMGSLLVTSIVSGQVVSRTGRYKAFPLVGLVILSIGLALLSTLAVDSPIWVMCAYLAVMGIGIGFSMQILTLVVQNEFPGRVVGTATAANNYFRQVGATIGSAVVGSFFSSRLVDLLTEKMSQAPAASGSDLGATSLTPAVVNGLPDAVRQPIIEAYNEALLPILLYIVPLVLIGLVLVFFVKEKNLATTVANEEAEASQSADVTA, encoded by the coding sequence ATGACCAAGACGCTCCCAACTACGGGCGCACCTCAGCGGGCCGAGCCCGAAAAGCAGCAGAGCATCGTCATGCTGTTCGTCGGCCTGCTCGTCACGATGCTCATGTCGGCCCTCGGGCAGACCGTGCTTTCGACGGCGCTGCCGACCATCGTTGGCGAACTCAACGGCGCCGACCACATGGCGTGGGTCGTGACCGCATTCATCCTCGCCAGCACTGTTGTGATGCCGATTTACGGCCGCATCAGTGACATCTTCGGCCGCAAGGCCATCCTCGTCGTCGCGATTGCCCTCTTCATGATCGGTTCGGTCATCGGTGGCCTCGCGCAGGACATGGGGTGGCTCATCGTCGCCCGCGTCATTCAGGGACTCGGCGGCGGTGGCCTCATGATCCTCTCGCAGGCCGCGATGGCCGACGTCATTCCGGCTCGCGAGCGCGGCAAGTACATGGGTATCTTCGGCGCCGTGTTCGCCGTCTGTTCGGTGGCCGGCCCGCTCGTGGGCGGCTGGCTCACCGACGGACCCGGCTGGCGCTGGGCCTTCTGGATGAATATCCCGCTCGCCGTGCTCGCGATCGTCGCCGTGCTGCTCTTCCTGCACCCGCACAAGCGCGAGCGCGACATCCCGCGCATCGACTACCTCGGCATGGCCCTCATCGCGGCCGCGACCACGGCCATCGTGCTCGTGTGCACTTGGGGCGGCACCACCTACGAGTGGAACTCGCCCACGATCATCGGCCTCATCGCCGGCGCCGTCGTGGCGGTCATCGCCTTTGCCCTCGTCGAGCGCAAGGCCGAGAGCCCCGTGCTGCCCGGCTACCTGTTCAAGAACCGCAACTTCCTGCTCACCACCGGTGCCAGCCTGGCGGTCGGCATCGCGATGTTCGGCACGCTCGGCTACATGCCGACCTACATTCAGATGGTCACCGGCGTGACGGCGAGCGAGGCGGGCCTGCTCATGACGCCGATGATGGGCTCGCTGCTCGTCACCTCGATCGTCTCGGGTCAGGTCGTCTCACGCACGGGCCGCTACAAGGCGTTCCCGCTCGTGGGCCTCGTGATCCTCTCGATCGGCCTCGCGCTGCTGTCGACGCTCGCTGTCGACTCGCCGATCTGGGTGATGTGCGCCTACCTTGCGGTGATGGGTATCGGCATCGGCTTTAGCATGCAGATCCTCACGCTCGTCGTGCAGAACGAGTTCCCCGGCCGCGTGGTCGGCACGGCGACCGCCGCGAACAACTACTTCCGTCAGGTCGGCGCGACCATCGGCTCGGCCGTCGTCGGTTCGTTCTTCTCATCCCGGCTCGTCGATTTGCTCACCGAGAAAATGTCGCAGGCGCCGGCCGCTTCGGGCAGTGACCTTGGCGCGACCTCGCTCACGCCGGCCGTCGTGAACGGCCTGCCGGATGCGGTGCGCCAACCGATCATCGAGGCCTATAACGAGGCGCTCCTGCCGATCCTGCTCTACATCGTGCCGCTCGTGCTGATTGGGCTCGTGCTCGTCTTCTTCGTCAAGGAGAAGAACCTCGCGACCACGGTGGCAAACGAGGAGGCGGAAGCCAGCCAATCTGCGGATGTAACCGCATAA
- a CDS encoding cation:proton antiporter produces MLQTELFVVIGVLVIVLGSVFASRLGVAVPIIVALLGRGVSFLPGMEDFEVEPELILAVVLPPILYGAAVNMPTTDFRRNFGTISALSVVLVLVSAFGAGALIYLVFPNLSFASAVAVGAVISPPDAVAATSIGKKLGLPTRLVTILEGEGLVNDATALVLLRSAIAAIGSTFSAWDAVVDFGYAVIVAIVLGAVVGLATTYFRSKISQVQLTTAVSFVVPFLAYLPAEALNASGVLSVVTAGLVTGALSPRKLSAEDRISERTNWRTIQLLLENGVFLLMGLQLTHILEGVDSADFGVAATIGIGLIATVALILLRAVFMVPLVYWLRQNQAKHQDRITAYKRVISTIDDPERTLKATSPRIERAIRHRVADAKFYVNEGLDWRGGAVLAWSGMRGVVTLAAAQTLPVDIPYRPQLVLIAFTVAIVTLVLQGGTLPLLIRVLGVQGTPEEELARERIRLLRELAAATNDALSSPELRRPDGSKFDQEIVQSILDRNTMMLEQGDAQLLEHTRADGVRAAR; encoded by the coding sequence TTGCTCCAAACCGAACTGTTCGTCGTCATCGGCGTGCTCGTCATCGTGCTCGGCTCGGTGTTCGCGTCGCGACTCGGCGTCGCCGTGCCGATCATCGTGGCACTCCTCGGCCGTGGCGTCAGCTTCCTGCCCGGCATGGAGGACTTCGAGGTCGAACCCGAGCTGATCCTCGCAGTCGTGCTGCCGCCGATCCTCTACGGCGCCGCGGTGAACATGCCGACGACCGACTTCCGACGCAACTTCGGCACCATCTCGGCGCTTTCGGTCGTGCTCGTGCTCGTTTCCGCGTTCGGCGCGGGCGCGCTCATCTACCTCGTGTTTCCGAATCTCTCGTTCGCCTCGGCGGTCGCCGTGGGTGCCGTGATCAGCCCGCCCGACGCCGTCGCGGCGACGTCGATCGGTAAGAAGCTCGGCTTGCCGACCCGCCTCGTGACCATCCTCGAGGGGGAGGGGCTCGTCAACGACGCGACCGCCCTCGTGCTGCTGCGTTCGGCGATCGCCGCGATCGGCAGCACCTTCTCGGCTTGGGATGCGGTGGTCGACTTTGGCTACGCGGTCATCGTCGCCATCGTGCTCGGCGCCGTCGTTGGCCTCGCGACCACGTACTTCCGCTCGAAGATCAGCCAGGTGCAGCTCACGACGGCCGTATCGTTCGTCGTGCCGTTCCTGGCCTACCTGCCGGCCGAGGCACTCAACGCTTCGGGTGTGCTCTCGGTGGTGACCGCGGGGCTCGTGACCGGAGCCCTCAGCCCGCGCAAGCTCAGTGCCGAGGACCGAATATCTGAGCGCACGAACTGGCGCACCATCCAGCTGCTGCTCGAGAACGGCGTGTTCCTGCTCATGGGCCTGCAGCTGACGCACATCCTCGAGGGCGTCGACTCGGCCGACTTCGGCGTTGCCGCCACCATCGGCATCGGCCTCATCGCCACCGTCGCGCTGATCCTGCTGCGGGCCGTGTTCATGGTGCCGCTCGTCTACTGGCTGCGGCAGAACCAGGCGAAGCATCAAGACCGCATCACCGCGTATAAACGCGTGATTTCGACCATTGATGACCCGGAGCGCACGCTGAAGGCGACCTCGCCGCGCATCGAACGGGCGATCCGACATCGCGTCGCCGACGCGAAGTTCTACGTCAACGAAGGGCTCGACTGGCGCGGCGGCGCGGTGCTCGCGTGGTCGGGCATGCGCGGCGTCGTCACGCTCGCGGCGGCGCAGACCCTACCGGTCGACATTCCGTATCGGCCCCAGCTCGTGCTCATCGCCTTCACCGTCGCCATCGTGACCCTCGTACTGCAGGGCGGCACACTGCCACTGCTCATCCGCGTGCTTGGGGTGCAGGGGACGCCGGAGGAGGAGCTCGCTCGGGAGCGCATCCGGCTGCTGCGCGAGCTCGCGGCCGCGACGAACGACGCGCTCAGCAGCCCCGAACTGCGTCGACCGGACGGGTCGAAGTTCGACCAGGAGATCGTGCAGAGCATCCTCGACCGCAACACGATGATGCTCGAGCAGGGCGACGCGCAACTGCTCGAACACACACGCGCCGACGGCGTGCGCGCAGCACGCTGA
- a CDS encoding MFS transporter — MSKSRTLLALFAIALGGFAIGTTEFSTMGVLPQIAADLVPAFESHREQAIADAGWLVTAYALGVVVGAPTIAVFGSRMSQSRLAMLLLAALAVTNALSSLMPDFTTTAIARFLSGLPHGAYFGVASLLAARIMGPGKQGLGISIALSGLTIANIFGVPLGTWLGQTAGWRWAYVAVGGIFALSLLLAWLSLPRLAGTPERNPMDELRAYTRGPFLLMILVGAIGFAGFFAVYSYIADIAVLGVGLEESQVPWLLAMVGVGMTIGNFVGGWLSDRFPRGSIVVGFIALLTMFALFSTLATTPVLLFVLMPLVAGTSSTLTPSVQSRLIALAGDAPLIGAATNHAAFNIGNSIGAWGGGLVIAQGLGYFAPGWVGFTLAGVGFILVLFSLAGDRRKSAGASSSETEAEREARDRALAASGTGPIRIG, encoded by the coding sequence ATGTCGAAGTCGCGCACGCTGCTGGCGCTGTTCGCGATCGCGCTTGGCGGGTTCGCCATCGGCACGACCGAATTCAGCACTATGGGCGTGCTGCCTCAGATCGCGGCCGACCTCGTGCCGGCGTTCGAGAGCCACCGCGAGCAGGCGATCGCCGACGCGGGTTGGCTCGTGACGGCGTATGCGCTCGGCGTGGTCGTCGGCGCGCCAACGATTGCCGTCTTCGGCTCGCGCATGTCGCAGAGCCGCCTCGCGATGCTGCTGCTCGCCGCGCTCGCGGTCACGAACGCGCTCTCGTCGCTGATGCCCGACTTCACGACGACCGCGATCGCCCGCTTCCTGTCGGGCTTGCCACACGGCGCCTACTTTGGTGTGGCGTCGCTGCTCGCCGCCCGCATCATGGGGCCGGGTAAGCAGGGGCTGGGCATCTCGATCGCGCTCTCAGGCCTCACGATCGCGAACATCTTCGGTGTGCCTCTTGGCACCTGGCTTGGCCAGACCGCCGGCTGGCGCTGGGCCTATGTCGCGGTTGGGGGCATCTTCGCGCTCTCGCTGCTGCTCGCCTGGCTCAGCCTGCCCCGCCTCGCCGGCACGCCCGAGCGCAACCCCATGGATGAGTTGCGCGCGTATACGCGCGGGCCGTTCCTGCTCATGATCCTCGTCGGCGCGATTGGTTTCGCCGGCTTCTTCGCCGTGTACTCGTACATTGCCGACATCGCCGTGCTCGGCGTCGGGCTCGAGGAATCGCAGGTGCCGTGGCTGCTCGCCATGGTCGGCGTCGGTATGACCATCGGCAATTTCGTCGGCGGCTGGCTCAGCGACCGGTTCCCGCGCGGCAGCATCGTCGTCGGCTTCATCGCGCTGCTCACGATGTTCGCGCTGTTCTCGACCCTCGCGACCACGCCCGTGCTGCTGTTCGTGCTCATGCCGCTCGTCGCGGGCACCTCGTCGACGCTCACGCCGTCGGTGCAGTCGCGCCTGATCGCCCTCGCCGGCGACGCCCCACTCATTGGCGCGGCGACAAACCACGCGGCATTCAACATCGGCAACAGCATCGGCGCCTGGGGCGGCGGGCTCGTCATCGCCCAGGGGCTCGGCTACTTCGCGCCCGGCTGGGTCGGCTTCACGCTCGCCGGGGTCGGCTTCATCCTCGTACTGTTCAGCCTGGCCGGTGACCGGCGCAAGAGCGCCGGCGCTTCGAGCTCGGAGACCGAGGCGGAGCGGGAGGCTCGCGATCGCGCGCTCGCGGCCTCGGGCACCGGGCCGATCCGCATCGGGTAG
- a CDS encoding helix-turn-helix domain-containing protein, whose translation MHADLELLGARIRAARQARGMTLAELAAAADMSTSTLSRLESGKRQANLELLIPISRRLGIRLDDLVHPTAPDPRVRRDTEERGGMRVTPLTPEDSPVQTYRVTYPPSQELPQLRMHDGYEWCYVLSGKLRLRVGDHDLELSRGEAAEFDTRTPHAMSAAGGKPATVLSIFNQAGERMHTRLGDAGAAPSAGEPAPES comes from the coding sequence ATGCACGCCGACCTCGAACTCCTCGGCGCCCGAATTCGCGCCGCCCGGCAGGCCCGCGGCATGACGCTTGCCGAACTCGCCGCGGCGGCCGACATGTCAACGAGTACGCTCTCGCGCCTCGAATCGGGCAAGCGCCAGGCGAACCTCGAACTGCTCATCCCGATCAGCCGTCGCCTCGGCATCCGGCTCGACGACCTCGTGCATCCCACCGCACCCGACCCGCGCGTGCGTCGCGACACCGAAGAGCGCGGCGGCATGCGCGTCACTCCGCTGACCCCGGAAGACTCGCCCGTGCAGACCTACCGCGTGACCTACCCGCCCTCGCAAGAACTCCCCCAGCTGCGCATGCACGACGGTTACGAGTGGTGCTACGTGCTCAGCGGCAAGCTGCGCCTGCGCGTCGGCGACCACGATCTCGAGCTCTCGCGCGGCGAGGCCGCTGAATTCGACACCCGCACGCCGCACGCGATGTCGGCGGCCGGCGGCAAACCCGCGACGGTGCTCAGCATCTTCAACCAGGCCGGCGAGCGGATGCACACCCGCCTCGGCGACGCCGGCGCGGCTCCCAGCGCCGGCGAGCCCGCGCCTGAGAGCTAG
- a CDS encoding FAD-dependent oxidoreductase, producing MQTSKWDVIIIGAGPAGLAAAQMLGRSRRRTLVLDSGSGRNRFAEHMHGVVGFDGAEPAELRARGRDEAAAYGVEFRAAEVTTVRDRGDALEVVTGAGVEVTRSLVVATGLTDVLPDVPGLRERWGVSVLHGPYCHGYEVRDQRLGVLVTSEAALHPAQLVRQLSDRMTVFVGGARNAEGELVVPAVTVPDEVAQRLRARGVEVVADAAVVAFSGEGLGLEQVRLDDGRSFDIDAVFAAGAFVPHDAMVAGLELVRDETPFGSVIKVDQTGQTSNPRVWATGNVVTPMANVPISLGSGTMTGSIVNWFLVEEDADRAIAAEFWEAKYGGEDRVWSGRVNRVLEDVVAPLPVGRALDLGCGEGADVLWLAAGGWDATGIDLSSSAVARAQTVAADAGVSGATFVAADVVDALAQLSGQEFDLVTASFFQSPVAFKRAAALRTAAARIRPGGRLLLTSHAAPPAWAAEHADAGAGHGPGRFIQPADELAALDLDGAEWEVELAELRQREITAPDGTPSTIDDSVVLLRRVGVDRG from the coding sequence ATGCAGACTTCAAAGTGGGACGTAATCATCATCGGCGCCGGGCCGGCCGGCCTCGCGGCAGCGCAGATGCTCGGGCGCTCTCGCCGCCGCACGCTCGTGCTCGATTCGGGCAGCGGGCGCAACCGCTTCGCCGAGCACATGCACGGCGTCGTCGGCTTCGATGGCGCTGAGCCGGCCGAGCTGCGCGCTCGTGGCCGCGACGAGGCCGCCGCGTACGGCGTCGAGTTTCGTGCGGCTGAGGTCACGACGGTGCGCGATCGCGGCGATGCTCTCGAGGTCGTGACCGGGGCGGGCGTCGAAGTCACGCGCTCGCTCGTCGTGGCGACCGGGCTCACCGACGTGCTGCCCGACGTGCCGGGGCTGCGCGAGCGGTGGGGCGTTTCGGTGCTGCACGGCCCGTACTGCCACGGTTACGAGGTGCGCGACCAGCGCCTCGGCGTGCTCGTGACGAGCGAGGCGGCACTGCATCCGGCCCAGCTCGTGCGGCAGTTGAGCGATCGCATGACCGTGTTCGTCGGTGGCGCGCGCAACGCCGAGGGCGAGCTCGTGGTGCCCGCGGTGACGGTGCCCGACGAGGTCGCGCAGCGTCTGCGGGCGCGCGGCGTCGAGGTGGTTGCGGATGCGGCCGTCGTGGCGTTTTCGGGCGAGGGGCTGGGGCTCGAGCAGGTGCGGCTCGACGACGGGCGATCGTTCGACATCGACGCGGTGTTCGCCGCCGGCGCGTTCGTGCCGCACGACGCGATGGTCGCCGGGCTCGAGCTCGTGCGCGATGAGACGCCGTTCGGCTCGGTCATCAAGGTTGACCAAACTGGTCAGACGAGCAACCCGCGCGTGTGGGCGACCGGCAACGTCGTCACGCCGATGGCGAATGTGCCGATCTCGCTCGGTAGCGGCACAATGACGGGTTCGATTGTGAATTGGTTCCTTGTCGAAGAGGATGCCGATCGGGCGATCGCCGCCGAGTTCTGGGAGGCCAAGTACGGTGGCGAGGACCGCGTCTGGTCGGGCCGGGTCAACCGCGTGCTTGAGGACGTGGTGGCGCCCCTGCCCGTCGGCCGCGCGCTCGACCTCGGCTGTGGCGAGGGCGCCGATGTGCTCTGGCTCGCCGCCGGTGGCTGGGATGCGACGGGCATCGACCTCTCGTCGAGCGCGGTGGCTCGGGCGCAGACCGTGGCCGCCGATGCCGGCGTGAGCGGCGCGACGTTTGTCGCCGCCGACGTCGTGGATGCGCTGGCGCAGCTCTCGGGGCAGGAGTTCGATCTCGTGACGGCGAGCTTCTTCCAGTCGCCCGTCGCGTTCAAGCGTGCGGCCGCGCTGCGGACTGCAGCGGCGCGCATCCGCCCCGGTGGGAGACTGCTGCTGACCTCGCACGCCGCGCCGCCCGCGTGGGCTGCCGAGCACGCGGATGCCGGAGCCGGGCACGGGCCCGGGCGCTTCATTCAGCCCGCGGACGAGCTCGCGGCGCTCGACCTCGACGGCGCGGAGTGGGAGGTCGAGCTCGCCGAGCTGCGCCAGCGCGAGATCACGGCGCCCGACGGCACCCCGTCGACGATCGACGACTCGGTCGTGCTGCTGCGCCGCGTCGGCGTCGATCGGGGTTAG
- a CDS encoding VOC family protein has product MNEKLAADTTMGAVTLFVADLDVMIRFYRDGVALDLIAQEGDTAYLGRGAKTLVILKHSPELKHAAPHEAGLFHTAILFDSEAALAASVYSTAQRYPGQFTGSADHLVSRAFYFNDPEGNGVELYWDRDRTEWSWVHGQVEMDSLFLDPNAYLREHLTEATVAAPNVGDATVGHVHLSVGDIDSAREFYVNQLGFDTTNDFRGSALFVSAGGYHHHMAMNIWNSRGAGRRQPTLGLGEVDLVVPTFDEIGTLTERMRHYGVDARDDGRSVTFDDPWANQVRVTVAA; this is encoded by the coding sequence ATGAATGAAAAACTTGCTGCCGACACGACCATGGGCGCCGTCACCCTGTTCGTCGCCGACCTCGACGTGATGATCCGCTTCTACCGCGATGGCGTGGCTCTCGACCTCATCGCGCAGGAGGGTGACACCGCGTATCTCGGCCGCGGCGCCAAGACTCTCGTAATCCTGAAGCACTCCCCCGAGCTGAAGCACGCAGCGCCACACGAAGCCGGGCTATTCCACACGGCCATCCTGTTCGACAGCGAGGCCGCGCTCGCCGCATCCGTCTATTCGACGGCGCAGAGGTACCCCGGCCAGTTCACCGGCAGCGCCGACCACCTCGTGAGCCGCGCGTTCTACTTCAACGACCCCGAGGGCAACGGCGTCGAGCTGTACTGGGATCGCGACCGCACCGAGTGGTCATGGGTCCACGGCCAGGTCGAAATGGACAGTCTCTTCCTCGACCCCAACGCCTACCTCCGCGAGCACCTCACCGAGGCGACCGTCGCGGCACCGAACGTCGGCGACGCCACCGTCGGCCACGTGCACCTCAGCGTCGGCGACATCGACTCGGCCCGCGAGTTCTACGTCAACCAGCTCGGCTTCGACACGACGAACGACTTCCGGGGTTCGGCCCTGTTCGTCAGCGCCGGCGGCTACCACCACCACATGGCCATGAACATCTGGAACAGCCGCGGCGCCGGCCGCCGCCAGCCCACCCTGGGCCTCGGCGAGGTCGACCTCGTCGTGCCCACGTTCGACGAGATCGGCACACTGACCGAGCGGATGCGCCACTACGGTGTCGACGCCCGCGACGACGGCCGCTCGGTCACCTTCGACGACCCCTGGGCGAACCAGGTGCGCGTCACCGTCGCTGCCTAA
- a CDS encoding IS30 family transposase → MYPLAYRVRVIELVLDGIPARSRALRQQCPGLGMATLSRWLRWAGVRMQQGRPSATRSPVVFPTPLDPDTLPPTGHGRRLQLGDRMLIQLGLEQGLSQARIAKLIGFSPATVSREIRRSQLTLDTSGTTQHQYSAKLAQYRAEHARARPKPRKLDTNTPLRDVVIGYLNKKWSPPQIAARLPVVFPENAAMRISHEAIYQALYVQGTSGLRHELTVAQALRSGRTGRKPQSKLPPRNSRPWLDGYRLADRDEQLAAEHAGRAVPGHWEGDLVVGPNNSGIVTLMERASRVCLIGRLPGARDSQTVIDVLTSMVERLPAAVRASVTWDQGTEMAQHRQFTVATGCPVFFCDPHSPWQRPSNENLNGQLRWDFPKGTDFNTITDQELQAVQDSLNSRPRVVLQGYTPAERLQQLIDGVALTD, encoded by the coding sequence ATGTATCCACTGGCGTACCGCGTACGCGTGATCGAGTTGGTGCTGGACGGGATCCCGGCACGGTCCCGGGCACTGCGACAGCAGTGTCCGGGCCTGGGCATGGCAACGTTGTCGCGTTGGCTTCGATGGGCAGGAGTACGCATGCAACAAGGACGACCAAGCGCGACCCGCTCCCCGGTCGTGTTCCCCACCCCGCTCGACCCGGACACGCTCCCGCCGACCGGGCACGGGCGCCGCCTCCAACTCGGCGACCGGATGCTGATCCAGCTCGGCCTGGAACAAGGCCTGTCCCAGGCCCGGATCGCGAAGCTGATCGGGTTCTCCCCGGCAACCGTGTCCAGAGAAATCCGTCGCTCCCAGCTCACGCTCGACACGAGCGGGACGACACAACACCAGTACAGCGCCAAGTTGGCGCAGTACCGTGCAGAACATGCCCGCGCCCGCCCGAAACCCCGCAAACTCGACACGAACACGCCGTTACGGGACGTGGTCATCGGCTACCTCAACAAGAAATGGTCCCCGCCCCAGATCGCCGCGCGCCTGCCGGTCGTGTTCCCGGAGAATGCGGCCATGAGGATCAGTCACGAAGCGATCTATCAAGCCTTGTACGTCCAAGGCACGAGCGGGCTGCGCCACGAACTCACCGTCGCGCAAGCACTACGGTCGGGCCGCACCGGCCGCAAACCTCAATCGAAACTCCCTCCACGCAACTCCCGGCCGTGGCTGGACGGATACCGGCTCGCGGACCGCGACGAGCAACTCGCGGCCGAACACGCCGGCCGCGCGGTACCCGGGCATTGGGAGGGCGACCTCGTGGTCGGGCCGAACAATTCCGGGATCGTGACATTGATGGAACGCGCGAGTCGGGTGTGCCTGATCGGCCGACTCCCCGGAGCGCGGGACTCGCAGACCGTGATCGATGTGCTCACGAGCATGGTCGAACGACTCCCGGCCGCGGTGCGCGCGTCAGTGACGTGGGACCAGGGCACGGAAATGGCGCAGCATCGACAGTTCACGGTCGCGACCGGATGCCCCGTGTTCTTCTGCGATCCGCACTCGCCATGGCAGCGGCCAAGTAACGAGAACTTGAATGGCCAATTGCGGTGGGACTTCCCGAAGGGCACTGACTTCAACACGATCACGGACCAGGAACTCCAAGCCGTTCAAGACAGTCTGAACTCCCGGCCCCGTGTCGTGTTGCAGGGCTACACGCCAGCTGAAAGACTCCAACAACTCATCGATGGAGTTGCACTCACCGACTGA